The nucleotide window TCTCTCGGCCCAGATTGCGGACCTAGTGTAGGGAACCCGGTACGGTGGAGCCCGACGTGCATGACATGGGGCCGTCGGCAAAGGACCGTAAGGCCACGTTGCGAGTGTGTCTGACGTCCCGTCGGGCTGCCGCCTCCGCTGAGAGACGCGCTGCGGCAGATGCGGCCATCGTGCAACGGGTAGTGCGTCTGCCCGAGTACGCGCGCTCATCTCTCCTGCTCACTTATCTTGCCATGGGCGAGGAGGTGGAGACCCGCGGCCTGATTGGGCGCGCCTGGGCGGACGGTAAGGCCGTGGCGCTCCCGCGCTGCCTGCCGGGCAGACGTCTGGCATGGCAGCGCATCGAATCGCTTGATGGTCTCGTGCGAAGCCCCTTTGGTGTCGAGGAGCCGCCCGACGATCCGGGAGCCCTGGTCGACCTCGGGGCAGCCATGCCGGATGCATGGCCGCCAGACGCGCGGTCGTCAGGTGTGTGGCCGTCAGATGCGTCCGTGTCAGACGTATTGGCCATCGTACCGGGGCTTGCGTTTGACCGGCAGGGCTACAGGGTCGGCTACGGCGGAGGCTTCTATGACACGTTTCTCGCAGGCTTTGGTGGCAGCACGATTGGCCTGTGCCGTTCCGGCCTTCTGAGTGATGATCTGGGGTTGTTGGGCGCCCTTGAGCCCCACGACCTGCCGGTGCAGGTCGTGGTGACGGACACCGAGGCACTCAGGATGGATGCGTGAATGGGAACCCGACGTCATGAGCAAGGATGATACGCGACGGGATGTGCCACGGACGCGTGGACGGGAGTAGATTAACGGTGACCTCAACCTTAGCAACATGAGGTGTGCCACGGACGCGTGGACGGGAGGGGAATTTTTGTGAGCCGTTCCAGAGAGGCCACTCACAGAAGTTCACCACGTGTCCGGAATTTAGGCCTTGTTGGATGGCTGAGGAGGAATTGTGAGCGGTGCCAGCGCAACCACTCACAAAGATTCCCCTGGCATCCTCTGAATGCAAAAAAATGGATGGGAGAAGAACCTTTGTGAGTTGCGTTCACGACTCCGCTCACAGTAGCTCATCTCCCATCCCGAGAAGATAAAAAAGCGGACGTCACACGAACTTTTGTGAGTTGGCTGTCACAGGCCATCGCCATCACAGGCCGCCGCCACGACTTGCCATCACGGGCTGTCATATGAAGGTCACCACGCCAGAAGCTGCCGTTCGCGGTGCTGCCGTTCGTGGGGGCGAGGCCTACTGCCCGAAGGACTGCTGCTCGGCCTGGACCAGGCGAGTGAGCACCAGGTTCACGGGCGTGGGGATGCCATGGCGCTTGCCACCCTCCACGATGGCGCCGTTGATTGCCTTGACCTCGGTCCGACCGCGATGCTCGATGTCCTGGAGCATGGAGCACTTGGTGACTGCAGCCGAGACGGTGACGTCAACCACATGCCGGTAGATGCCGTCGTAGTCAATGTCGATGCCCTCTGCGCGGGCGACGGCGGAGAACTCCTCCACGGCCAGGCGCTGAATCTCTCCCGCAGGCTCTATGGAGTGGGTCTCCCCATTCTTGAGGCGGGCAAGGGCTCCGATGGCATTGATGCCCACGTTGACGGCGAGCTTGGTCCACACCAGGGAGTTCACGTCTTCGACGCAGTTGACGATGAAGCCGCCTGTGCGCAGGAGATCGGCCAGGCGATTGATGCGCTCCGTAATGCCGCCTGCGTACTCGCCGATGGAAATTTCGCCCGTGGCCGTGCCACGCGTCTTGCCCGGCTCGTACATGGTGGCGCCGAAGGTGGTGGTGCCCACGCAGGTGCGCTCCTCGCCCACGACGGAGGAGATGGTCTCGTAGTTGCCCACTCCATTCTGCAAGGTGAGGACCGTCGTGTTGTCCCCGATGATCTTGAGGCAATCGCGTGCGGCGGTGACGTTGTCGTAGGACTTGACGGTGAACATGATGAGGTCGGGGTCGGGCACGTCCTCGATGCGGCTCGTGATGGGGACGTCCAGGACCTCTGTTTCGTCTCCGCGGGTCACGGAGAGGCCCCTCTCTTGGATGGCGCTTACCACCTCGGGACGGATCTCCACCAAGGTGACGTCCTGTCCACTCTTGTAGAGGATGGAGCTAAAGAGGGTGCCGATGGAACCGGCACCGACAACGGCGATCTTCACGGTACGCTGCCTTTCTGTCGAGGGAGACGGTCGAGGGCGATGGTAGCAAAGCACTCACCCGCCTCCTCCGGTCGCAGGCGGCTTTCTAACACGCCAGACATGTTGCATGCCTTTGGGGCGGTGAGGGATACGGGGCATGCGGAGCTGCGAGATGCCTCGCGTGCGCGCCTTCGCGCATGTCCCTGCGTGTCACCCGTTTGTTGCCGCCTTCGTACGCTTTATGGAATCGGGAGTACCCTGTGCGTCTTTGTGTGCACAATGGTCCGTGGTCAGTCGTCCCGTGAAATTCGGTAACCATTGGTGCCGCCAGGTGCCATAAAGCGAGGGAGAGCCCGCCATGAACACCATGCATACGTCAGACATCGAGATCGCCCAGGGAGCAACGATGCTTCCCATAGGCGAGGTCGCACGACGGGCGGGGCTCCCTGAGGGCATGCTCGAGCCGTATGGTCGCACCAAGGCGAAGGTTGACGTCCATTCGCTCGGAGACCTCCCCCAACGAGGCAAGCTGGTCCTGGTGACAGCCATCAACCCCACGCCCGCAGGCGAGGGCAAGACCACCACTTCGATTGGGCTGGCGGATGCCATGAATCGCCTGGGTCACCAAACCATGCTGGCCCTGCGCGAGCCGTCGCTGGGTCCCGTCTTCGGTGTCAAGGGTGGTGCTGCCGGTGGCGGCTACGCCCAGGTCGTTCCCATGGAGGACATCAACCTGCATTTCACGGGCGACTTCCACGCTATCGGGGCGGCGAACAACCTCTGTGCCGCCATGCTCGACAACCACATCAAGCAGGGCAACGCCTTGGGGATCGATCCTCGTCGCGTGACCTGGAGGCGCTGCGTGGACATGAACGACCGCCAGCTCAGGAACATCGTCGACGGACTGGGCGGTGCAGCCAACGGCATGCCTCGCGAGGATGGTTTCGACATCACCGTCGCCTCCGAGGTCATGGCCGTCTTCTGCTTGGCTACCGACCTCGCAGACCTCAAGGCCCGCCTGGGCCGCATGGTCGTGGCCTACACCTTCGATCGCAGGCCCGTCACCGTCCACGACATCCGCGCCGAGGGAGCCATGTGCGTACTTCTCAAGGACGCCATCAAGCCCAACCTGGTCCAGACGCTCGAGGGTAATCCCGCCTTTGTCCACGGTGGCCCGTTTGCGAACATCGCCCACGGGTGCAACTCCGTTGAGGCGACTACTACAGCCCTCAAGCTTGCTGACTACGTCGTGACCGAGGCCGGCTTCGGTGCGGACCTCGGTGCCGAGAAGTTCCTGGACATCAAGTGTCGCGCTGCGGACCTCAGGCCCAGCGCCGTCGTCGTCGTCGCGACCGTCCGCGCCCTCAAGTTCAACGGCGACGTTCCCAAGGCACGACTGGGCGAGGAGAACCTCGGCGCCCTCGAGGCGGGCCTTCCCAACCTACTGCGTCACGTGGGCAACATCCGTGACGTCTGGGGGCTGCCCGTCGTCGTGGCCATCAACGCCTTCCCCACGGACACGGCAGCGGAGCTTGCCCTCGTGGAGCGCAGGTGCAGCGAGCTGGGTGTGAGCGTCGCCCTCTCCGAGGTCTGGGCCAAGGGAGGTGCCGGTGGCGAGGCTCTGGCCGAGGAGGTTGTGCGCCTGTGTGATGCGCCCAATGACTTCCGCTTCGCCTACGACGTGGACGACACGATTGAGGCCAAGCTCGATGCCATCGCAACGAAGGTCTACCATGCCGACGGCGTCGATCTCACGCCAGCCGCACGCAGGCAGCTTGACCAACTCGAGGGACAGGGCTTTGGCAACCTGCCCATCTGCGTCGCCAAGACCCAGTACTCTTTCACGGACGACCAGTCTAAGCTCGGCGCACCCGAGGGTTTCCGCATCACGGTCCGTAACCTCAAGGTGTCAGCGGGTGCCGGCTTCGTCGTCGCGCTCACGGGCGACATCATGACCATGCCAGGACTGCCGAAGGTCCCTGCGGCGGAAGAAATCGACGTCATGGAGGACGGCAGGATCGTCGGGCTGTTCTAGCCCGCGCATTCCAGCCTGCAGGAGGTATTGCATGGTCAACGACTATGAGCTCGTCGACTTCCTCGACGCGCTCGCATCCCGGAACTCGACTCCCAGCGGGGGTGGCGCCACGGCCGTCGTGGGCTCCATGGCCGTGTCCTTAGGCGAGATGGTGGCAAACCTGACCGTCGGCAAGGCCTGCTATGCGGACGTCCAAGGGCGCATAGCGACCATCGTCGTGCGCGCCGAACAGGTGCGTTCCCGCCTCATACAGCTGATGGACGAGGACGAGTGTGCCCTCGCGCCTCTGCTTGCCGCTTATGCGCTCCCGCATGGCACTGCATCCGAGGCTGACGAGCGCACCCTTCGCATGGAGGAGGCCCTGCGCGGGGCCTGTGGTCCTCCGATTGGGGTCATCGAGGCGATCCATGAGGCCCTTTCGCTCTTCGATGAGCTTGCATGCATAGGCTCCCGCATCGCGCTCTCTGACGTCGGGGTCGCTGCATCCTTCGCCACTGCCGCACTCAGGGGTGCGAGCCTGAACGTCCTCGTCAACACGAGCATGATGGCGGACCGCACTTACGCTGAGCGCCTCAACGCTCGCACGAGGGAGCTGGTTTCTGATGGCTGCGAGCGTGCGGAACGCATCTTTCTCGACGTGGAGGGGGAGATGACATGTCCCAGGAGCTGACGGGGGCGCCCGTGGCTCAGGCCGTCATGGAAGGCCTCCGGCCTCGCATCGCGGCACTTGCCCGGGATGGCGTGTCTCCCAAGCTCGCGATTGTGCGGGTGGGCGAGCGCTCCGGCGACCTCTCCTACGAGCGTGGCGCCTGCAAGCGCTGCTCCTCCCTGGGCATTGAGGTCGAGAAGATCGTCCTGCCAGGCGACACACCGCAGATCCAGTTGGAGCATGCTATCGAGTGCGTGAGCGGGGACGGGTCCGTCCACGGCTGCCTCCTCCTTCGCCCGCTTCCCCGGACGCTGGATGAGCGGCGGGTCGCCTTCTTGCTTTCCGTCGAGAAGGACGTGGACTGCCTGACGGACGGCTCTCTCGCCGGCGTGTTCGCTGGGCGCCCCACGGGCTTTCCCCCCTGCACCGCCGAGGCCGTCGTGCTCATGCTTGAGCATTATGGCTGTGGGCTGCGCGGTGCGGACGTCGTGGTCGTAGGGCGTTCCCTGGTGATCGGCAGACCAGTCGCCATGATGCTGCAGGCCAGGAACGCCACCGTGACCATGTGCCACACCAAGACACACGGCCTTGCCGAGAAGTGCCGCGCGGCGGACGTCCTTGTCGTCGCGGCGGGTCACGCCCGTGTCGTGGGGGCTGACTTCGTCCGCGACGGCCAGACGGTCATTGACGTCGGCATCAACCGGGATGAGGTGACAGGTAAGCTATGTGGCGATGTGGACTACGACACCGTGGCACCGATCGTCTCGGCCATTTCGCCCGTCCCGCGCGGAGTGGGCTCCGTCACCACGGCCGTCCTTGCCAAGCACGTCATCGAGGCGGCCGAACGCTCCTGCACATGAGGGGGCATGTCGCCTTGGGGACTGCGCGTCACGCACCGGCGCCAGACCGTGCCGTCACCTACTGCGTTGTCAAATGCTGCCAAAGCGTGTAAGGGGTTCCACTCAGCCATGTATACCGTACCGTTTGACGTGCCTACGCTCGACTACGCGGGCGCCTTGGACAAGCTCAGGTCCACGCTCAGGTTCGGCATCCAGCCCATGCTCGAGAGCGTCGAGGACATGCTCTCTGAGCTGGGCGATCCTGACCTCGCGTTCGAGAGCGTCCAGATCGCCGGCACCAACGGCAAAACCTCGACCTCCCGCTATGCCCAGGCCATCCTCATGGGCGAGGGAAGGCGTACGGGGCTCTACACCTCGCCCGAGCTGGTGAGCTACACCGAGCGCATGGAGATCATGGGACGGCCCGTGGACGAGGGGGCCTTCGCCCACGGCATCTCCGCGGCCGTCGAGGCGGGCCGCCGCATGAACCAGAGGCGCACGTCAGCGGGGGAGCGTCCCTACGACATCACGGAGTTCGACCTGCTGACGGTGGCTGCCTGCGTGGTCTTTGCCGAGGCCTCTCTCGACGTCGTCGTGCTGGAGTGCGGCATGGGCGGGCGCTGGGATGCCACGAGTGCCGTCAAGTCCGTCCGTGCCGTGGCCGTCACGGGTGTGGGCCTTGATCACACGCGCATCCTGGGCGACACCCTCGAGAAGATCGCCGTCGAGAAGGCGGCCATCATCAGGCGGGGACGTGGTTGCGTGCTGGGCGTCGGCACGGCGACACCCGACAGCGTCGAGGATGTGTTCCTGACCCGCTGCGCCGAGGAGGGCGTCGAACCCGTGCTTGTGAGGCCCGTTGACCCAAAGGATGCCGAGGGCGAGATGCATCCCGGCGTGCCGCGCGACCACGCGGGGCTCCCGCATGCCTTCTACCGGATCATCCGCCGTCCCAAGCGCCTGGGCTTTCCCATGGAACTCTCCGTTGCCTACGAGGGCGAGCGCTACCTTGAGCTCGCGGCCCTGAAGCCAACCTACCAGGCCGCAAACGTCGCCTGCGCCATCGCCCTGGTCCGCAGCTACCTGGGGAACTCGGTGGGGGTGCTTGGCCGAGAGGCCCTGTACGACGCTGTCGTCACTTGCCCTACGCCCGGTCGCTTCCAACTGCTGCGGGCGGACCCGCCCCTGCTCATCGACGCCTGCCACAACCCCCAGTCGGTCCAGGCCTTCCTCGCGGCGGTGCGGCAGATAGAGCCCGACGTGCCCGCCCGTCCGACGCTGCTCTGCGCCGTGCTGGCCGACAAGGACGTGGAAGGCATCGTGGGGTTGCTCGCCTCCGAGTTCCCCCGCGTCGCGCTCACGCAGACCTCCTCGCCGCGCGCTCTCCCGCACGATGAGCTGGCCCGTCGCTTCTCGGATGCGGGGGCCGCGGTCTGTGGAGGCTATCCCACGGTGGCCGAGGCGCTTGCCGCCCTTTGTGGAGATTCGCTCGTCGCCTGTGGGTCCATCACGCTGGCGGGTGAGGTTGCGGCCCTCGTGCGCTAGGTTCTGGTACAATCGCCAGAGCGTTGACTAGGATTGGAGAGGGTGCGGCATGCACGGGGCCGTACCGCTCAATGACTGCAAAGGAGCGAAAGCTCGATGTCTGACCTTCTTGACCAGCTCATCACGCCCGAGGTCCGTATGGTGCTCTACCTGATGGTCGCCTGCGTCGTGATGCTCTACATCCTGTCGATCGTCTACGTCATCCGTGATGCCCAGCGCCGTGGCGCAGAGCCCTGGTGGCTCTGGGCGGTCATCTCGGTCATCCCCATCGTGGGCCTGCTCGCCTACGTCATCCTGCGTCCCAGCTCCTACCTGGTGGACCGCGAGGAGCAGGACCTCGACATCGCCCTGCGCGAGCATCAGCTCTCGCACTATGGCATCTGCCCCAAGTGCGGTGCCCCCATCGACCGCGACTTCGTGGTGTGCCCCATCTGCAACACGCAGGTCAGGAACGTCTGCCCCACCTGCCATCGTCCGCTCAACGCGGACTGGAAGGTCTGCCCCTATTGTCGTACGCGCATCCAGTAGTGACGATCACGGCAGTAGCCCCGTTCGTCTCCTGAGCCCGTCGGCCCGCTGCCGGCGGGCCTTTTCATATGAGAGGAGCGACACGTGAACGCAGATGCGGAACGGCTGAAGGCGGCCTGGGAGGGTGAGGAGCGCATCGCCCACGTCCATGGGTGGGACTTCTCCCACATCCGCGGCAGGTACGTGGAAGAGGACGACCTGCCGTGGGACTTCGCAGAGGTCATCCAGGGGTATCGCAACGACGGCATGCGGTTGCTGGACATGGAGACCGGGGGCGGCGAGTTCCTGCTCTCGCTCGGCCACCCCAGCGGCAACACGGCGGCGACCGAGGGCTATGGGCCCAACGTGGAGTTGTGCAGGGAGGTCCTGCTGCCGCTGGGGATTGACTTCAGGGAGGCAGACGGGAGCGACAGGATCCCCTTTCCCGACGAGAGCTTCGACATCGTCACGAACCGGCATGGCGACTATGACGTCGCGGAGCTGTGGCGCGTGCTGAGGCCGGGCGGGTTGTTCCTCACCCAGCAGGTAGGGGCCGAGAACGACAGGGAGCTGGTACGGCTCCTCCTCCCGCACGCCACGGAGCTGCCCTATCCCGAGCAATACCTTGACGCGCGGCGGTCGGAGCTCCTCGGGAGGGGCTTCGAGGTGCTGGAGGGGGGCGAGGCCCATCGACCTATCCGGTTCTTCGACGTAGGGGCCCTCGTCTGGTTCGCACGGGTTGTCGAGTGGGAGTTCCCGGGCTTCTCCGTCGAGAGCTGCTTCGAGCGGCTGTGCGTAGCGCAGGAGACGCTCGAGAGAACGGGTGCGATCGAAGGCAGCATCCACAGGTTCTATGTCGTGGCGAGAAGAAAGTGACGGGTGAACCCCGCTCCTTGCCTCATCCGCACCCCCTCTCTTGGGACATTTTTTAAAAAGCGCTGCTGCCGCCTGTTTCCTGCCAGCTCGAGAAGGCCATCCGGCAAGTCTCGCGCAAGGGATCTCGAGTGGGAGAAGAAACGGTATCCGAGCCACCGATAATTCGCCACTCCCTATGGCACGCGCAATGCATCTGGGCTACACCTTTCTCATGGATACCTTGGCAATCGTTGGCATGTCGGCCCTGCAAATCATTCGTGGCATGCGAGAGAGTGAAGCGCGGATAGAGCGGACGACCCTGTCCTCGCCAGAAGGTCTTGTCTCCGGCGTGAGGCAGGCAGAGCACCTTGGCGTGGGGATGGATGCCGCTGGCGAACACCCGCTCTGTCTGCTTGTGCCGCGCGGGGCCGTGAGGTCGCGCAGCCCCCGCGCCAAGCTCATGACATGGACGGGAGAGATTCCTCCCGACTCATTCATGCGCATGGACGGTCTGGCGCGGAAGGCGAAGCCCGGGCAGATCCTCGTAGCCTCCCCAGAACTCTGCGCGCTTACGATGGCCCGCGAGCTTGACCTGCCCCAACTAGTGCTTCTCGTTAGCGAGCTCTGTGGGGACTTCTCAGTTTGCAGCGATGGAGATGCGTTCGTCCCTCGCCCACCCGTCTCGACCATCGAGCGCATCGAGGGCTATGTTCGCGCATCTGCCGGGGCCTATGCCGTCGATCACCTGCGGCGTGCGTTAGCGTGGTCGGCTGGGGGCGCATTCTCGCCCATGGAGGCGATAGTGCGGGTATGGCTTTGTCTCGACGTGCGACTGGGTGGCTTTGGATGCGGGCGACCGGAGACCAACATGAACGTGTCCGTGGGCGAGGGCTATGGAGCGGGCACTGTCGATAACGTGGTCCGGTACCTGGATCTTGGCTGGCGCGATCGGTTCTTCGGCGTGGAGTGCGATGGCGGGCAGCACGACGCCAGCTCCGCCGCCTTCAGGGACATACAGCTAGGGCGTGTGGGCTTTCGCGAACGGCGTATCACATGGCGACAGATGAGCAGCTACAATACCGCCTGCGCGTTTGGGGGCCTGGTCAGGCAGGAGCTGGGTCTCTCCTCTCGCCCCACTGATACGCCAGCGTATGCAGGGAAGCGTCTGCGCCTTTGGAAGTCCCTCGTTTCGTCCCCTTGGGCGGCTCTACAGATGCGCGACTAGGTGACAAGGTAGTCTACGAGGATGTTAAAGTAACAAAAATGACTGAGGGGATTTTGGTACTTTTATACGTTCGTGCAGGTAGATACCTATAAATTATCGAAAGTAACAAAAGTCCCTGAGAGACTTTTGTTACTTCACTGCCGCCCCGCCGCTGGTGGCACTCCGATCACACCGCGCCTCGCTGCCCGGCTTGGCTTGTTGTGGAGGATCTTGGTGCCCGCATACGCCAGGCTCCGACCGGGAACACGGGAAGGGATGGTGTTCCGCCCGGAGGAGCGATGTTTCCATCCACCGTCCGCCACGAGAAAGGCATCGCATGTACCTAGAGCAGATTGACGGGCCGGCCGACCTCAAGGGCCTTGGCGCCGAGGGAAGACGCGTCCTCGCTCAGGAGGTCCGCGATGCGCTGTTGGCCAAGGCAAGCGCCCATGGAGGGCACTTCGG belongs to Olsenella uli DSM 7084 and includes:
- a CDS encoding bifunctional folylpolyglutamate synthase/dihydrofolate synthase, which produces MYTVPFDVPTLDYAGALDKLRSTLRFGIQPMLESVEDMLSELGDPDLAFESVQIAGTNGKTSTSRYAQAILMGEGRRTGLYTSPELVSYTERMEIMGRPVDEGAFAHGISAAVEAGRRMNQRRTSAGERPYDITEFDLLTVAACVVFAEASLDVVVLECGMGGRWDATSAVKSVRAVAVTGVGLDHTRILGDTLEKIAVEKAAIIRRGRGCVLGVGTATPDSVEDVFLTRCAEEGVEPVLVRPVDPKDAEGEMHPGVPRDHAGLPHAFYRIIRRPKRLGFPMELSVAYEGERYLELAALKPTYQAANVACAIALVRSYLGNSVGVLGREALYDAVVTCPTPGRFQLLRADPPLLIDACHNPQSVQAFLAAVRQIEPDVPARPTLLCAVLADKDVEGIVGLLASEFPRVALTQTSSPRALPHDELARRFSDAGAAVCGGYPTVAEALAALCGDSLVACGSITLAGEVAALVR
- a CDS encoding 5-formyltetrahydrofolate cyclo-ligase; translated protein: MGPSAKDRKATLRVCLTSRRAAASAERRAAADAAIVQRVVRLPEYARSSLLLTYLAMGEEVETRGLIGRAWADGKAVALPRCLPGRRLAWQRIESLDGLVRSPFGVEEPPDDPGALVDLGAAMPDAWPPDARSSGVWPSDASVSDVLAIVPGLAFDRQGYRVGYGGGFYDTFLAGFGGSTIGLCRSGLLSDDLGLLGALEPHDLPVQVVVTDTEALRMDA
- a CDS encoding class I SAM-dependent methyltransferase, whose amino-acid sequence is MNADAERLKAAWEGEERIAHVHGWDFSHIRGRYVEEDDLPWDFAEVIQGYRNDGMRLLDMETGGGEFLLSLGHPSGNTAATEGYGPNVELCREVLLPLGIDFREADGSDRIPFPDESFDIVTNRHGDYDVAELWRVLRPGGLFLTQQVGAENDRELVRLLLPHATELPYPEQYLDARRSELLGRGFEVLEGGEAHRPIRFFDVGALVWFARVVEWEFPGFSVESCFERLCVAQETLERTGAIEGSIHRFYVVARRK
- a CDS encoding bifunctional 5,10-methylenetetrahydrofolate dehydrogenase/5,10-methenyltetrahydrofolate cyclohydrolase, with the translated sequence MSQELTGAPVAQAVMEGLRPRIAALARDGVSPKLAIVRVGERSGDLSYERGACKRCSSLGIEVEKIVLPGDTPQIQLEHAIECVSGDGSVHGCLLLRPLPRTLDERRVAFLLSVEKDVDCLTDGSLAGVFAGRPTGFPPCTAEAVVLMLEHYGCGLRGADVVVVGRSLVIGRPVAMMLQARNATVTMCHTKTHGLAEKCRAADVLVVAAGHARVVGADFVRDGQTVIDVGINRDEVTGKLCGDVDYDTVAPIVSAISPVPRGVGSVTTAVLAKHVIEAAERSCT
- a CDS encoding cyclodeaminase/cyclohydrolase family protein, with product MVNDYELVDFLDALASRNSTPSGGGATAVVGSMAVSLGEMVANLTVGKACYADVQGRIATIVVRAEQVRSRLIQLMDEDECALAPLLAAYALPHGTASEADERTLRMEEALRGACGPPIGVIEAIHEALSLFDELACIGSRIALSDVGVAASFATAALRGASLNVLVNTSMMADRTYAERLNARTRELVSDGCERAERIFLDVEGEMTCPRS
- a CDS encoding formate--tetrahydrofolate ligase translates to MHTSDIEIAQGATMLPIGEVARRAGLPEGMLEPYGRTKAKVDVHSLGDLPQRGKLVLVTAINPTPAGEGKTTTSIGLADAMNRLGHQTMLALREPSLGPVFGVKGGAAGGGYAQVVPMEDINLHFTGDFHAIGAANNLCAAMLDNHIKQGNALGIDPRRVTWRRCVDMNDRQLRNIVDGLGGAANGMPREDGFDITVASEVMAVFCLATDLADLKARLGRMVVAYTFDRRPVTVHDIRAEGAMCVLLKDAIKPNLVQTLEGNPAFVHGGPFANIAHGCNSVEATTTALKLADYVVTEAGFGADLGAEKFLDIKCRAADLRPSAVVVVATVRALKFNGDVPKARLGEENLGALEAGLPNLLRHVGNIRDVWGLPVVVAINAFPTDTAAELALVERRCSELGVSVALSEVWAKGGAGGEALAEEVVRLCDAPNDFRFAYDVDDTIEAKLDAIATKVYHADGVDLTPAARRQLDQLEGQGFGNLPICVAKTQYSFTDDQSKLGAPEGFRITVRNLKVSAGAGFVVALTGDIMTMPGLPKVPAAEEIDVMEDGRIVGLF
- a CDS encoding zinc ribbon domain-containing protein, which translates into the protein MSDLLDQLITPEVRMVLYLMVACVVMLYILSIVYVIRDAQRRGAEPWWLWAVISVIPIVGLLAYVILRPSSYLVDREEQDLDIALREHQLSHYGICPKCGAPIDRDFVVCPICNTQVRNVCPTCHRPLNADWKVCPYCRTRIQ
- a CDS encoding ketopantoate reductase family protein → MKIAVVGAGSIGTLFSSILYKSGQDVTLVEIRPEVVSAIQERGLSVTRGDETEVLDVPITSRIEDVPDPDLIMFTVKSYDNVTAARDCLKIIGDNTTVLTLQNGVGNYETISSVVGEERTCVGTTTFGATMYEPGKTRGTATGEISIGEYAGGITERINRLADLLRTGGFIVNCVEDVNSLVWTKLAVNVGINAIGALARLKNGETHSIEPAGEIQRLAVEEFSAVARAEGIDIDYDGIYRHVVDVTVSAAVTKCSMLQDIEHRGRTEVKAINGAIVEGGKRHGIPTPVNLVLTRLVQAEQQSFGQ